One segment of Alnus glutinosa chromosome 2, dhAlnGlut1.1, whole genome shotgun sequence DNA contains the following:
- the LOC133862002 gene encoding VQ motif-containing protein 22 yields MSETMSSPSDWLQFYNQNLSTQPTSSPGRNVSGPQADDRVSDATAVTTTVTSATGHLSPEGRVSKPVRRRSRASRRTPTTLLNTDTANFRAMVQQFTGGPGAPFAHPCGPSFGFGLGAGRQVQVNNPTAMMLPPGHGYHHLQQQQQQQQQQLYQQQGQQYMFSLSNNNNSAPGEAFLQRLGGSRVANLGAGSDGFVMGGVSSSSGQVAPARPSSSSNENRSNSFIF; encoded by the coding sequence ATGAGCGAAACCATGTCTAGCCCTTCCGATTGGCTCCAATTCTATAACCAAAACCTTTCTACTCAACCGACGTCGTCTCCAGGCCGCAACGTCTCGGGACCTCAGGCCGACGATCGAGTTTCCGACGCCACTGCTGTCACCACTACCGTCACTTCGGCCACCGGTCACCTGAGCCCTGAAGGCCGCGTCTCCAAGCCCGTGCGCCGGCGGTCCAGGGCGTCCCGACGAACACCCACTACGCTACTCAACACGGACACTGCAAATTTCCGAGCCATGGTGCAACAGTTCACCGGCGGTCCTGGCGCGCCCTTTGCGCACCCGTGTGGGCCGAGCTTTGGTTTCGGGTTAGGCGCCGGCCGGCAAGTTCAGGTTAACAATCCTACAGCAATGATGTTGCCGCCCGGCCACGGGTATCATCATCttcagcagcagcagcagcaacagcagcagcagctGTACCAGCAGCAAGGGCAGCAATACATGTTTTCGTtaagcaacaacaacaacagcgCACCCGGTGAGGCTTTTCTTCAAAGACTTGGCGGGTCAAGAGTCGCCAACTTGGGGGCCGGCTCCGATGGGTTTGTGATGGGCGGCGTTTCATCTTCCTCCGGCCAAGTTGCTCCTGCTCGGCCTTCTAGCTCCTCCAATGAGAATAGGAGTAACAGTTTCATATTTTGA